The following DNA comes from Ornithobacterium rhinotracheale DSM 15997.
TTAATTCATATACGAAAAAATAAATAAAAAATCAATAGCAAAACTCTTTTTTTTAATGGAAATTTTTTCACATTTTTGTCCCATGAAAACTCACCCCATTTTGGCAAGAGTTTTTATCGAGAGGTTTAACAAATATAAAAAAAATTCATGTCAGTAACAGCCGCTTCTGTATGGAGTAAATGTTTAGAATTTATTAAGGACAACATCAACTCTTCTGAATACGAAACTTGGTTTAAGCCTATTGAGGCTATCAAGCTAGATTCGGAGAGCCATGTTTTGACCATTCAGGTTCCTTCGGCATTCTATTATGAGTGGATCGAGGAGCATTATCTGAGCTTGGTGAGAACTGCGCTTGTTAAGGAGCTTGGTCCTAAGGCTAAACTAAACTACAGCGCGATGGTGGCTCAGAGTAAAAATACTTTGGGGTCTCCTGTTACGATGAGTATGCCGAGTAGCAACAAAACAAAAGTTAAACCTCAAGAGGTAAATGCACCTATTAAGAGTGAAGAAATCACAAACCCGTTTGCTATTCCAGGGATTCGTAAAATTAAGATCAACTCTCAATTGAATGATAATTTGAATTTTAATAACTTCATTCATGGAGAGCCTAATAACTTGGCTTATAGTGCAGGGAAAGCGGTGGCAAAAAATCCAGGGCTTACTTCGTTCAATCCCTTATTTATACATGGAGGTGTGGGACTTGGTAAAACGCACTTGGGGCATGCCATTGGTTTAGAAATAAAAGAAAATCATCCAGAAAAAACGGTTTTATATGTTTCTATGGAAAAGTTTTCTAACCAGTTTAGAACAGCGACTGTGAGCAATAATTACAGCGATTTTGTGAACTTTTACCAAATGATAGATGTTTTAATCATAGATGATGTTCAATTCTTATCAGGTAAAAAAGGAACACAAGATGTTTTCTTCCAAATTTTTGATGATTTGCACCGTCGTGGAAATCAATTGATTTTAACCTCAGACAAGCCGCCTGTGGCGATTCAAGATGTAGACCAGCGATTGATTTCTAGGTTTAAATGGGGGCTTTCTGCTGATTTGCAAACTCCAGACTTTGAGCTGAGAAAGAAAATTTTACACAGCAAATTAGAGCAAAACGGAATTGAACTTTCTGAGGAAGTAACCGATTTTATTGCTGAAAATATTAAAACAAACATTCGTGAGCTAGAAGGTGCGCTGAACTCGCTAATCGCACAATCGCTTTTAATTAAGAAAGAAATTACGCTAGAATTGGCAGAGCGTGTGCTTTCTAATTTGGTGAAAAATCAGCGAAAAGAAATCACGATTGATTATATTCAAAAAGTGGTGTGTGATTATTTCAAAGTTCCGATTGAAACCATTCAAGGAAAATCAAGAAAGAGCAACATTGCAGAGATTCGACATCTAGCCATGTATTTTGCAAGGACATATACCAATGAGTCGCTTGCAAGTATAGGGGAACAAATCGGAAATAGGGATCACGCGACTGTTCTCCACTCATGCAAAACCGCAAAAAATCTAATAGATACAGATAAAAGATTTAAATCTTATGTAGAAGATATCAAACGAAAAATAGGAGCAGAATAATGAAAACAGTACTTATGGTGTGCCTTGGCAACATTTGCCGTTCCCCTCTTGCCGAAGCCATTTTAAGATCAAAAATCGGGGACAGAGATATCAAAGTTGATTCCGCTGGTACGGGTGATTTCCACATAGGAGAGCGTCCAGATACTCGCGCTAAATCTATCGCACAGAAACATAATGTTTCCACAGAAGGTATTTTCTGTAGACAGTTTCAGGAAAGCGATTTTGATAATTTTGATGAAATCTATGCCATGGATACCGACAATTATAACAAATTGATGGATCTGGCTAGAAACAACAAAGATCAATACAAGATTGAATTGATTTTAAACCTAATTGAGCCAGGTGCCAATAAAAGTGTGCCAGACCCATATTATGGAACGCAAGAGGATTTTGAGCTTGTATTTGAGCTACTAGATAAAGCAACTGATGTCATTATCGAAAAATACGACCAAGAACACAAATAATCAGCCTTGCCTTTATTTAATTCCTACGCTACTGGGCGAGGATACGCAAGCGCAAGCTATACCACCTTATAATTTGCACATTATAGAGGAGCTTTGGTATTTTTGTGTAGAAAATGAAAAGTCTGCACGAAGATTCATCAAGAGCGTGGCACCCGAAAAAAAACAAGCTGATTTAAAAATTGAAATTTTAAATAAAAACACATCAGCCCAAGAGATTCCTTCTTTGCTAAAACCAATGCAGGAAGGATTCTCTATGGGCATTTTGTCTGAGGCTGGTATGCCTGGAATTGCCGATCCTGGAGCATTGCTTGTGCAAGCAGCACATCGTGCGGGCTTCAGAGTTGTTCCGTTGGTGGGGCCATCTTCTATCTTTTTGGCATTAGCTTCCTCTGGCTTTAATGGGCAAACTTTTACTTTTCACGGATATTTGCCTATCGATAAGAGAGAACGCCGCTCTGCGATTAAGCAAGTAGAGCAGGAGAGTATGCGCAAAAAAAGTGCAGAAATCTTCATAGAAACGCCTTATAGAAACAATAAAATGCTTGAGGATCTAATCTCTACATTAAATCCAAATACACAATTATGTGTGGCGTGCGATATTACTTTGCCTACCGAAATGATTTTTTCTGGCAGTGTGAAAGAATGGAAACAAAAAAAAGCAGATCTTCATAAAAGACCTGCTATTTTCATTATTCAAGCTTAATCTAAGATTATTTAGCTGGTGCTTGACCGATTAATTCCATGAATTGGTCTAAGTTAGGAAGAATGATGATTTCAGTTCTTCTGTTTTTAGATCTACCTTCAGCAGTACCGTTTGAAGCCACAGTGTTGTATTCTCCACGACCACCCGCTGTCATACGCTTAGGGTCTACACCAAATTTATCTTGTAATACTTTAACTACAGAAGCTGCACGCAACGCACTCAAATCCCAGTTGTTTCTGATGTTTGTTTTAGAAATTGGCACATTATCGGTGTTTCCTTCTACTAGCACATCATAGTCTGGATAATCTTTGATGATTTTAGCAATTTTAGATAAAACATCGTATGCTTGAGCGTTTACCTCGTAGCTACCAGAGTTATATAACATGTTGTCTGAAAGTGAGATAAATACCACACCTTTTTGAACTTGAACATCGATATCTCTTAATTCTTCACGAGACAATGAACGAGTTAAGTTATTGGTAAGTACCATGTTAAGTGAATCGCTTTTGCTCTTAGAGTCGATTAATTTTCTGATGTATTTGTTTGAGTTGTCGATTTGCTCGATTAATCTTGTAATGTTTACATTACCAGATTTTTGAGTGCTCATACATTGTTCTAGAGCGTTTTGCAAAGTAGCCAAGTTGCTGTCTTTGCTTTGTAACTGAGCACGTAAAGCATCGTTGTCGCTATTACATCTCACCAATTGATTTTGAGCAGATTGCTGAGCAGCATATACTTTCTCAAACTCAGATTGCAAATCATCATACTTTTTCTTGCTCACGCAGCTGGTCATCATTAAGGCAGCCAGCCCTGCCAATACCATCGTTTTTTTCATATGAATTCGAATTTTAAATAATTTAATTTCAAAAATAAACTCCTATAAAGATACGATTATTTTTTATTTTCAGCTTAAAAACCGATATTTTTGACTGTTTTTTATGATATCTTTAGTGTTAAATGCTATATTTGTGAAAGGAAAATTTAAAAACATAGAAAGAAAAACATGAGAATTACGCTTCTATGCATGGGCAAGACCGATGACAGAGAGATTGTATCGCTAATCGAGAAGTATGAAAAGCGATTGCCTAGGCATTTTAATTATACCCGTATTGAGCTACCCGATATCAAGAATAGAAAAAATCTAAACGAGGAGCAGCAAAAACTGGAGGAGGAAAAGTTGTTTTTAAGCAAAATCAACCCGACGGATTGTGTGGTGCTTTTAGATGAAAGGGGCAAGGAATACAGCTCTAAAAAGTTTGCCGAGTGGATTCAGACACAAGTTATGGCGGCTGTGGGACATCTGGTATTTGTAGTGGGCGGGCCTTATGGTTTTTCTACCAGCATGTACCAAAGAGGAAATGCTAGTATTTCACTTTCTAAAATGACATTTACGCACCAAATGGTAAGACTTTTCTTTACCGAACAAGTTTACAGAGCTTATACCATTTTGGAAGGAAAAAGCTATCATCATGATTAATCTAAACAATTTTAAAAATATATGAAAA
Coding sequences within:
- the dnaA gene encoding chromosomal replication initiator protein DnaA encodes the protein MSVTAASVWSKCLEFIKDNINSSEYETWFKPIEAIKLDSESHVLTIQVPSAFYYEWIEEHYLSLVRTALVKELGPKAKLNYSAMVAQSKNTLGSPVTMSMPSSNKTKVKPQEVNAPIKSEEITNPFAIPGIRKIKINSQLNDNLNFNNFIHGEPNNLAYSAGKAVAKNPGLTSFNPLFIHGGVGLGKTHLGHAIGLEIKENHPEKTVLYVSMEKFSNQFRTATVSNNYSDFVNFYQMIDVLIIDDVQFLSGKKGTQDVFFQIFDDLHRRGNQLILTSDKPPVAIQDVDQRLISRFKWGLSADLQTPDFELRKKILHSKLEQNGIELSEEVTDFIAENIKTNIRELEGALNSLIAQSLLIKKEITLELAERVLSNLVKNQRKEITIDYIQKVVCDYFKVPIETIQGKSRKSNIAEIRHLAMYFARTYTNESLASIGEQIGNRDHATVLHSCKTAKNLIDTDKRFKSYVEDIKRKIGAE
- the rlmH gene encoding 23S rRNA (pseudouridine(1915)-N(3))-methyltransferase RlmH; its protein translation is MRITLLCMGKTDDREIVSLIEKYEKRLPRHFNYTRIELPDIKNRKNLNEEQQKLEEEKLFLSKINPTDCVVLLDERGKEYSSKKFAEWIQTQVMAAVGHLVFVVGGPYGFSTSMYQRGNASISLSKMTFTHQMVRLFFTEQVYRAYTILEGKSYHHD
- a CDS encoding low molecular weight protein-tyrosine-phosphatase, giving the protein MKTVLMVCLGNICRSPLAEAILRSKIGDRDIKVDSAGTGDFHIGERPDTRAKSIAQKHNVSTEGIFCRQFQESDFDNFDEIYAMDTDNYNKLMDLARNNKDQYKIELILNLIEPGANKSVPDPYYGTQEDFELVFELLDKATDVIIEKYDQEHK
- a CDS encoding OmpA/MotB family protein, with amino-acid sequence MKKTMVLAGLAALMMTSCVSKKKYDDLQSEFEKVYAAQQSAQNQLVRCNSDNDALRAQLQSKDSNLATLQNALEQCMSTQKSGNVNITRLIEQIDNSNKYIRKLIDSKSKSDSLNMVLTNNLTRSLSREELRDIDVQVQKGVVFISLSDNMLYNSGSYEVNAQAYDVLSKIAKIIKDYPDYDVLVEGNTDNVPISKTNIRNNWDLSALRAASVVKVLQDKFGVDPKRMTAGGRGEYNTVASNGTAEGRSKNRRTEIIILPNLDQFMELIGQAPAK
- a CDS encoding SAM-dependent methyltransferase, whose product is MSLSKNTTKNTNNQPCLYLIPTLLGEDTQAQAIPPYNLHIIEELWYFCVENEKSARRFIKSVAPEKKQADLKIEILNKNTSAQEIPSLLKPMQEGFSMGILSEAGMPGIADPGALLVQAAHRAGFRVVPLVGPSSIFLALASSGFNGQTFTFHGYLPIDKRERRSAIKQVEQESMRKKSAEIFIETPYRNNKMLEDLISTLNPNTQLCVACDITLPTEMIFSGSVKEWKQKKADLHKRPAIFIIQA